One region of Bacteroidia bacterium genomic DNA includes:
- a CDS encoding redoxin domain-containing protein: MEIGEKLKDFELPDYEGNQVSSYDLINEYALLVLFIASDCELSRAYVARVCKLINRYEEDDLGILLIDLKPDKEGFVEMQRCLQEYNLNLKHPDIRFLFDSGHSLSEQFPIEVTPTAFLFNQHRELVYRGPIDDAGENPTIITRVYLEDAIENVLDGLEVDFPEVEPYGTPVKKLK, encoded by the coding sequence ATGGAAATTGGTGAAAAGCTAAAAGATTTTGAACTGCCTGATTATGAAGGCAACCAGGTTTCGTCTTATGACCTGATAAATGAGTACGCATTGCTCGTACTTTTCATTGCCTCGGATTGTGAGCTAAGCCGGGCGTATGTGGCCCGTGTTTGCAAACTTATAAACCGCTATGAGGAGGACGATCTTGGAATATTGCTCATAGACCTGAAACCGGATAAAGAGGGATTTGTGGAAATGCAACGGTGCCTTCAGGAGTATAATCTCAATCTGAAACATCCTGATATACGCTTCCTGTTTGATTCCGGTCATAGTCTTTCCGAGCAGTTTCCAATAGAAGTTACACCCACCGCCTTTCTTTTTAACCAGCACCGGGAGTTGGTATATCGAGGCCCGATTGACGATGCCGGAGAAAATCCAACCATCATTACGCGCGTATACCTGGAGGATGCCATTGAAAATGTACTTGATGGACTCGAAGTGGATTTCCCTGAAGTGGAACCGTACGGCACTCCTGTCAAGAAGCTTAAGTAG
- a CDS encoding DUF4625 domain-containing protein, translating into MIKKLLLPFLALAIVTSSCKKDEDEEDTQPPSVSISTPETGDVVSRGDTLDIRATATDDIELLTVEIIILNDNSEVFSSNRLYSGTSAQMDTIYRANVPANTELEVIVRATDKAGNKGEQSRTLDVVQ; encoded by the coding sequence ATGATAAAAAAATTACTACTTCCATTCCTGGCTTTGGCCATCGTTACCTCTTCCTGTAAAAAAGATGAGGACGAAGAGGATACGCAGCCACCATCGGTCAGCATCAGTACTCCTGAAACAGGCGATGTAGTTTCCAGAGGTGATACGCTGGATATCCGCGCTACGGCAACCGATGACATTGAACTTCTGACGGTTGAAATAATTATACTCAACGACAATTCGGAGGTATTTTCCTCGAACAGGCTTTACAGTGGCACCTCTGCGCAGATGGACACAATTTACCGGGCGAACGTGCCTGCCAATACCGAATTAGAGGTAATCGTCAGGGCAACTGACAAAGCCGGTAATAAAGGCGAACAGTCCCGTACTTTGGATGTCGTACAGTAA
- the ruvA gene encoding Holliday junction branch migration protein RuvA encodes MYAYIEGKVTFRNPAYVVIDAGGVGYQLNISLYTYEKLNGLERARLYTHLAVREDAHVLFGFFSEAERSLFLRLTSVSGIGPNTARMLLSSLSPTEVTTAIMDGNVSLLTTVKGIGAKSAQRIVVDLRDALQKDTPEFIQDVAEGGSAKQEALSALAALGFAPGPSEKAISKALKVNQDLNVEALIKQALKSL; translated from the coding sequence ATGTATGCATATATAGAAGGTAAAGTAACCTTCAGAAATCCTGCTTATGTGGTAATAGATGCAGGGGGGGTAGGATACCAGTTGAATATTTCCCTGTACACTTATGAAAAACTGAATGGCCTTGAGAGAGCACGCTTATATACTCACCTTGCGGTGCGGGAAGATGCGCATGTACTTTTCGGCTTTTTTTCCGAAGCAGAAAGATCGCTGTTTCTACGATTAACCAGCGTTTCCGGCATAGGCCCGAATACTGCCAGAATGCTTCTTTCCTCACTTTCTCCGACTGAAGTAACTACAGCAATAATGGATGGAAATGTTTCGTTGTTAACCACCGTTAAGGGAATTGGAGCTAAATCTGCGCAAAGAATCGTAGTAGATTTGCGGGACGCCTTACAAAAAGATACGCCTGAATTTATTCAGGATGTAGCAGAAGGCGGTAGCGCCAAGCAGGAAGCTCTTTCGGCCCTTGCGGCCCTGGGTTTTGCTCCCGGTCCTTCTGAAAAAGCAATTTCCAAAGCACTGAAGGTGAATCAGGATTTAAATGTGGAAGCACTCATTAAGCAGGCTTTAAAATCGCTGTAG
- a CDS encoding DUF3307 domain-containing protein translates to MIVLLKLLLAHLIADFLLQPRNWVLDKEQKKAGSGKLYLHVLLHGILTLLLLWDWSFWWMALLIMVMHGLVDIIKLYAQTEATRVGWFIADQLLHGFTLIAVWYAWFQPEFHPIEESLHSLVWVYATAVLFLTAATGIIIQILLTNFSKQISDGPDESLASAGKYIGILERLLIFVFIVTGHWEGVGFLLAAKSIFRFGDLKESKDRKLTEYILIGTLLSFGIAIITGITVVGITAVL, encoded by the coding sequence ATGATAGTTTTACTCAAACTATTATTAGCCCACCTTATCGCGGATTTTTTACTGCAACCCCGCAATTGGGTATTGGATAAAGAACAGAAAAAAGCAGGATCCGGAAAGCTGTATTTGCATGTTCTTCTTCATGGAATATTAACCCTGTTGCTTTTATGGGACTGGAGTTTTTGGTGGATGGCATTGCTGATTATGGTAATGCATGGCCTCGTAGATATTATAAAACTCTATGCTCAAACTGAAGCTACCCGTGTGGGATGGTTTATAGCCGACCAGCTATTGCACGGGTTCACTTTGATAGCAGTATGGTATGCTTGGTTTCAGCCGGAATTTCATCCGATTGAAGAGAGCCTGCATTCTTTGGTTTGGGTCTATGCCACGGCTGTTCTGTTTTTGACAGCCGCCACCGGCATTATCATTCAAATATTATTGACAAATTTCTCAAAACAAATTTCTGATGGTCCTGATGAATCTTTAGCCAGTGCCGGTAAATATATTGGAATATTAGAACGTCTGTTGATCTTCGTATTTATAGTGACCGGCCATTGGGAAGGCGTTGGTTTTTTATTGGCAGCCAAATCTATTTTCCGCTTCGGAGATTTGAAAGAATCTAAAGACAGAAAATTAACAGAGTATATTTTAATAGGGACTTTGCTGAGTTTTGGAATAGCCATCATCACAGGAATTACGGTAGTGGGAATAACGGCTGTTTTGTAA
- a CDS encoding NADP-dependent malic enzyme produces MPKKIRPQEALDYHSQGRAGKIEVISSKPTNSQRDLALTYSPGVAEPCKAIDEDKSNVFKYTAKGNLVGIITNGTAVLGLGDIGPEAAKPVMEGKAVLFKVFADIDCFDLEISEKKAEDFIKVVKALEPTFGGINLEDIASPECFEIERRLKQEMNIPVMHDDQHGTSIIVGAALLNALQLVKKKIEKVRVVVSGAGASAISCSRLITSLGIKKENLLMTDSTGVLSTARNDIAEIKTEFARDTTKESLADAMEGADVFIGLSVGGIVSAQMLKSMAKNPVVFALANPDPEIDYPEAVKVRKDLLMATGRSDYPNQVNNVLGFPFIFRGALDVRATAINEEMKLAAVHALADLAKKPVPELVTLAYNEKVINFGKDYIIPKPLDPRLLTTVAPAVAKAAVDSGVARIKIQDWDQYEMVLSSRLGIDSQIAQVIMSKARKNPKRVLFAEADSRKILKAAQMVREDGIAEPLLMGNIARIRELIKEHKLGLEDCKMIDPLEESRKRQEFGDHLFRKRPRKGLTQFEAVSLMRNRNYFASMMVELGEADALISGMTRKYPDTIRPALQIIGHEDGLDKVAGMYIMITKRGPLFFADTTVNVDPSAETIMKITELVARQVRQFNIKPRIALLSYGNFGSSEGESPQKVARAYKMLKEKYPDMVVDGELQANFALNDNLLKEYFPFSHLVDKSVNTLIFPNLSSGNIAYKLLQELAGAEAIGPVLLGLKKPVHILQLGSSIREIVNMVAIAVVDAQNKNRK; encoded by the coding sequence ATGCCCAAGAAAATCCGTCCTCAGGAAGCTTTAGACTATCACAGCCAGGGAAGAGCGGGCAAGATCGAAGTCATTTCCAGCAAACCCACCAACAGTCAGCGCGACCTTGCGCTGACCTATTCTCCGGGAGTGGCTGAGCCATGCAAAGCCATAGATGAGGATAAAAGTAATGTTTTTAAATATACGGCAAAGGGAAATCTTGTCGGCATTATTACCAATGGCACTGCAGTCCTTGGCCTGGGAGATATTGGTCCTGAAGCGGCAAAACCTGTAATGGAAGGAAAGGCTGTACTCTTTAAGGTATTCGCAGATATTGATTGTTTTGACCTTGAAATTTCTGAGAAAAAGGCAGAGGATTTCATTAAGGTGGTGAAAGCCCTGGAGCCGACTTTTGGCGGGATCAATCTTGAAGATATTGCATCACCCGAATGTTTTGAGATAGAGAGAAGGTTGAAGCAGGAAATGAATATTCCTGTGATGCATGATGATCAGCATGGAACTTCCATTATAGTAGGAGCAGCTCTGCTCAACGCCCTTCAACTTGTAAAAAAGAAAATTGAAAAAGTCCGCGTAGTCGTAAGCGGTGCCGGAGCTTCGGCTATTTCCTGCTCCAGACTCATCACTAGCCTGGGCATTAAAAAGGAGAATCTTTTAATGACGGATAGCACCGGAGTTTTGAGCACGGCCAGGAATGATATTGCCGAGATTAAAACGGAATTTGCCAGGGACACGACAAAGGAATCATTGGCAGATGCGATGGAAGGTGCGGATGTATTTATCGGGCTTTCCGTTGGGGGGATCGTTTCTGCACAAATGCTGAAGTCAATGGCTAAAAATCCGGTGGTATTTGCGCTGGCCAATCCAGATCCGGAAATTGATTATCCTGAAGCTGTGAAGGTGCGGAAGGATCTGCTGATGGCTACTGGCAGATCAGATTATCCTAATCAGGTGAATAATGTCCTGGGTTTCCCGTTTATTTTCCGGGGAGCGCTTGATGTACGCGCTACTGCGATAAATGAAGAAATGAAGCTGGCAGCCGTTCATGCGCTGGCCGACCTTGCAAAAAAGCCTGTACCGGAACTGGTGACCTTAGCCTATAACGAAAAGGTGATCAACTTTGGGAAAGACTATATCATTCCAAAGCCGTTGGATCCCCGGCTGCTGACCACGGTGGCTCCTGCCGTAGCCAAAGCTGCGGTAGATTCAGGCGTGGCCAGGATCAAGATCCAGGATTGGGACCAATACGAAATGGTACTGAGTTCCCGCCTGGGTATTGACAGCCAGATAGCGCAGGTAATTATGAGCAAAGCGCGAAAGAATCCAAAGAGGGTATTGTTTGCAGAAGCCGATAGCCGTAAGATATTAAAGGCAGCACAGATGGTGCGGGAGGATGGTATTGCCGAGCCTCTTCTGATGGGCAATATTGCCAGGATACGTGAATTGATCAAAGAGCATAAACTAGGATTGGAAGATTGTAAGATGATTGATCCGCTGGAAGAGAGCAGGAAAAGGCAGGAGTTTGGCGATCATCTTTTCAGGAAACGGCCGCGGAAAGGACTCACGCAATTTGAAGCGGTCAGCCTCATGCGCAACCGGAATTATTTCGCCAGCATGATGGTGGAACTGGGAGAAGCAGATGCCCTTATCAGTGGTATGACACGGAAATACCCTGACACCATTCGCCCGGCTTTGCAGATCATTGGCCATGAAGATGGGCTGGATAAGGTGGCCGGGATGTATATTATGATCACGAAACGAGGGCCGCTGTTTTTTGCAGATACAACGGTAAATGTGGATCCCAGTGCAGAAACGATCATGAAAATTACGGAGCTGGTGGCAAGGCAGGTCAGGCAGTTTAATATAAAACCACGGATCGCATTGTTGAGCTATGGCAACTTTGGATCATCAGAAGGAGAGAGCCCGCAGAAAGTAGCAAGGGCCTATAAAATGCTGAAAGAAAAATATCCTGATATGGTGGTGGATGGAGAACTACAAGCGAATTTTGCACTTAATGATAACTTGTTGAAGGAATATTTTCCTTTCAGCCATTTGGTGGATAAGAGTGTAAATACATTGATCTTTCCCAATTTGTCTTCAGGAAATATTGCGTATAAATTATTGCAGGAACTGGCCGGGGCTGAGGCCATTGGCCCGGTTCTGCTGGGTTTGAAGAAGCCGGTCCATATTCTTCAACTTGGCAGTTCAATCCGCGAAATCGTAAATATGGTGGCGATAGCCGTAGTGGATGCACAAAATAAAAACAGAAAATAG
- a CDS encoding M28 family peptidase, with product MNKHFTAFLIILYAGCFQILPAQTTKDSVQIREIYDFALTRGECYGWLRYLSKEIGGRLSGSPEAEEAVQWSHRLMDSLGFDTVYLQPVMVPHWVRGEKEYAAILGEQESGNSEVPVTALGGSIRTEKDGLTAQVVEVMNFEELEQLGEANVKGKIVFYNRPMDPKNITTFSSYGGTVDQRWAGAAKAAKYGAAGVVVRSVGLRLDDFPHTGTMRYDEGVSKIPAVAISTNGAELLSSRLKNEPELKFHFRTSCETLPDALSYNVIGELRGAEFPDEIIVVSGHLDAWDNGEGAHDDGAGCVQSIEVLRIFQELDIKPKRTLRAVMFMNEENGLRGGLRYAAIADSLEENHIAAMESDRGGFTPRGFSIDAGDANFRKILSWKALLAPYGLHDLVKGGSGADIGPLKPQGPVLIGYLPDSQRYFDIHHAPSDVFEEVNKRELELGAAAMAAITYLIDQYGFEKESR from the coding sequence ATGAATAAACATTTTACTGCATTCTTAATAATTCTTTATGCTGGCTGTTTTCAAATCCTGCCGGCTCAGACGACCAAAGACTCGGTTCAAATCAGGGAAATTTATGATTTTGCCTTAACGCGTGGTGAATGCTACGGCTGGCTTCGCTATTTGTCCAAAGAGATTGGAGGCAGGCTGAGCGGATCGCCTGAAGCTGAAGAGGCTGTGCAGTGGAGCCACCGGTTAATGGATAGCCTCGGATTTGACACCGTTTACCTGCAACCTGTCATGGTGCCGCACTGGGTTCGTGGAGAGAAGGAATATGCTGCCATTCTCGGTGAACAGGAATCTGGTAACTCGGAAGTGCCTGTGACAGCTTTAGGAGGAAGCATCAGGACGGAAAAGGATGGACTCACGGCACAGGTAGTGGAGGTTATGAATTTTGAAGAACTGGAGCAGTTGGGTGAGGCCAACGTCAAAGGCAAGATCGTTTTCTACAACCGGCCTATGGATCCGAAGAACATCACTACTTTTTCATCGTATGGCGGAACTGTGGACCAGCGGTGGGCCGGTGCAGCGAAAGCGGCTAAATATGGTGCAGCCGGTGTTGTGGTGCGCTCGGTAGGATTGCGGCTTGATGATTTTCCGCATACCGGCACAATGCGGTATGACGAAGGTGTATCAAAAATACCGGCTGTAGCCATAAGTACAAACGGAGCGGAACTTCTCAGCAGCCGGCTCAAGAACGAACCGGAGCTAAAGTTTCATTTCAGGACTTCCTGTGAAACGTTGCCGGATGCACTGAGCTACAACGTGATTGGGGAATTGCGGGGAGCAGAATTCCCGGATGAGATCATTGTGGTGAGCGGACACCTGGATGCATGGGACAATGGCGAAGGTGCCCATGATGACGGAGCCGGGTGCGTCCAGTCGATAGAAGTGCTGCGCATTTTTCAGGAATTGGACATAAAGCCTAAACGTACGCTGCGCGCGGTGATGTTCATGAATGAAGAAAACGGTTTGCGTGGCGGACTTCGCTATGCTGCCATTGCTGATTCCCTTGAAGAGAATCATATCGCGGCAATGGAATCGGACCGCGGCGGATTTACGCCCCGTGGTTTCAGTATTGATGCAGGCGATGCCAACTTCAGAAAAATACTAAGCTGGAAGGCACTGCTGGCGCCCTACGGTTTGCACGACCTGGTAAAGGGTGGGAGCGGGGCTGACATTGGTCCGCTCAAGCCGCAAGGGCCGGTTCTTATTGGATACTTACCAGATTCGCAACGCTACTTCGATATTCACCATGCACCCTCTGATGTATTTGAGGAGGTGAATAAACGCGAACTGGAACTTGGTGCTGCCGCTATGGCAGCGATTACTTATCTTATTGATCAATATGGTTTTGAAAAGGAATCGCGATAA
- a CDS encoding SDR family oxidoreductase — translation MKFPGKVAVVTGASSGIGRAISIALAAEGCKLVLAARNAEKLQETARLCRERGIEAIVAETDVSVEDDCRRLISTAVQHFQKIDILVNNAGISMRALFEDTELSVIKRVMDINFWGAVYCTKYALPHLLQARGSLVGVSSIAGYVGLPARSGYSSSKFALNGFLECIRTENLHKGLHVLILAPGFTASGIREQALNASGKSQQESPRKEEKMMQPEEVARQMIISLVKREDTRLLTVQGKLTVLLKKFFPGFIKRKSYDVMAGEPDSPLRKA, via the coding sequence ATGAAATTTCCTGGAAAAGTGGCTGTGGTCACCGGGGCCTCTTCCGGGATTGGCCGTGCTATTTCAATTGCACTTGCCGCTGAAGGTTGTAAGCTGGTACTGGCGGCACGCAATGCAGAAAAATTACAGGAAACAGCCAGGCTATGCAGAGAACGGGGAATTGAAGCTATAGTGGCAGAGACCGATGTTTCCGTGGAGGATGATTGCCGTAGACTGATCTCCACAGCCGTTCAGCATTTTCAGAAAATTGATATTCTTGTAAATAATGCCGGCATATCCATGCGAGCCTTATTTGAGGATACCGAACTTTCCGTGATCAAACGAGTGATGGATATTAATTTCTGGGGAGCTGTTTATTGTACCAAGTATGCCTTGCCTCACCTGCTACAGGCCAGAGGTTCATTGGTTGGCGTTTCTTCCATTGCAGGGTATGTGGGCCTTCCGGCCCGTTCAGGATATTCATCATCCAAATTTGCACTGAATGGTTTTCTCGAATGTATCAGGACAGAAAATCTGCACAAAGGACTTCATGTGCTCATCCTTGCTCCGGGTTTTACCGCATCCGGCATTCGTGAGCAGGCACTGAATGCCTCCGGAAAATCACAGCAGGAATCTCCACGAAAGGAAGAGAAGATGATGCAGCCGGAAGAGGTAGCCCGCCAGATGATAATTTCCCTTGTGAAGCGTGAAGACACCAGATTACTGACCGTGCAGGGAAAGCTGACCGTGTTGCTGAAGAAATTTTTTCCGGGATTCATCAAACGCAAGTCGTATGACGTAATGGCCGGAGAACCGGATTCTCCGCTCAGGAAGGCATAA
- the pckA gene encoding phosphoenolpyruvate carboxykinase (ATP), with the protein MIEVGYKGQNSTLTQMGLEKIRKAYWNLSPAELVEQALARGEGKLADNGALAADTGKFTGRSPKDRFIVADDRTLDSVWWGDVNIKFDSQKFDDLYEKVINYLSEKEVFVRDAYACALPEYRLSVRVVTESAFQNLFAYNLFLRPNKDEVADFSPDWTVIAAPGFEANPEIDGTRQSNFAIINFTRQVILIGGTAYTGEIKKGIFSVLNYILPHERNVLSMHCSANIGREGDTAVFFGLSGTGKTTLSADPARNLIGDDEHGWTENSVFNFEGGCYAKVVNLSAQKEPEIYDAIKFGALLENIRFIPDTRKPDYSNTEVTENTRAAYPIDHIENAVIPSAGEAPQNIFLLTADAFGVLPPISRLTKGQAMYHFISGYTAKVAGTEAGVTEPQMAFSACFGAPFLPLHPTRYAEMLGEKINKSNVKVWLINTGWTGGPYGVGNRINLPYTRALINAALNGDLDNVKYSETRFFGLSIPASCPGVPSEILSPRNTWSDKEAYDEKAKYLADAFNKNFAKYAENASKEILEAAPKGN; encoded by the coding sequence ATGATTGAAGTCGGATATAAAGGTCAAAATTCAACATTGACCCAGATGGGGCTCGAAAAGATACGCAAGGCATACTGGAATCTTTCCCCGGCAGAACTCGTGGAACAGGCTTTGGCAAGAGGCGAAGGAAAACTTGCTGACAATGGCGCATTGGCCGCTGACACCGGGAAGTTTACCGGACGCTCTCCAAAAGACCGCTTTATTGTAGCCGATGATAGAACCCTGGACAGCGTATGGTGGGGAGACGTCAATATTAAATTCGATTCCCAAAAATTTGACGATCTATATGAAAAGGTAATTAATTACCTGAGTGAAAAAGAGGTTTTTGTGAGAGACGCCTATGCCTGTGCCTTGCCGGAATACCGGCTCAGCGTACGTGTCGTTACAGAATCCGCTTTTCAGAATTTATTTGCCTACAATCTCTTTTTACGCCCCAATAAGGATGAAGTAGCGGATTTTTCTCCGGACTGGACGGTGATCGCTGCACCAGGATTTGAGGCCAATCCCGAAATAGATGGAACTCGCCAGTCCAATTTCGCGATCATCAACTTTACCCGCCAGGTAATCCTCATCGGAGGAACCGCCTACACCGGTGAAATTAAAAAAGGGATTTTCTCTGTACTCAACTATATTCTGCCTCACGAACGAAATGTGCTGAGCATGCACTGCTCGGCCAACATAGGCCGCGAAGGCGATACGGCTGTTTTCTTCGGTCTTTCAGGCACGGGCAAAACCACGCTTTCAGCTGATCCTGCCAGAAATCTCATTGGAGATGACGAGCACGGATGGACGGAAAACAGCGTATTCAACTTTGAAGGCGGTTGCTACGCCAAAGTAGTGAATCTTTCCGCCCAAAAGGAACCTGAAATTTATGATGCGATAAAATTCGGAGCATTGCTGGAAAACATCCGCTTCATCCCTGATACACGGAAGCCTGACTATAGCAATACGGAGGTAACAGAAAATACCAGAGCCGCCTATCCTATTGATCATATTGAAAATGCAGTAATACCTTCAGCGGGAGAAGCTCCTCAAAACATTTTCCTGCTTACGGCTGATGCTTTTGGGGTTTTACCCCCCATTTCGCGCCTCACAAAAGGCCAGGCAATGTATCATTTTATCTCTGGATATACAGCGAAAGTAGCGGGAACAGAAGCTGGCGTCACCGAACCACAGATGGCCTTTTCCGCTTGTTTCGGAGCCCCATTCCTCCCATTGCATCCCACCCGCTATGCCGAGATGCTGGGCGAAAAAATTAACAAGAGCAACGTTAAAGTATGGCTTATAAACACAGGCTGGACAGGAGGACCCTATGGAGTTGGTAACCGAATTAATCTGCCTTACACACGGGCTCTCATCAATGCTGCTTTGAATGGAGACCTGGACAATGTGAAATATAGCGAGACCCGCTTTTTCGGACTCAGCATCCCGGCTTCTTGTCCTGGCGTGCCATCCGAAATTTTAAGCCCTCGCAATACCTGGAGCGATAAAGAAGCTTATGATGAGAAGGCTAAGTACCTGGCAGATGCTTTCAATAAAAACTTTGCAAAATATGCAGAAAATGCCAGCAAGGAAATTTTGGAGGCTGCTCCCAAAGGAAACTGA
- the der gene encoding ribosome biogenesis GTPase Der, with protein MSRIVAIVGRPNVGKSTLFNRITEARNAIVHDTSGVTRDRHYGRGEWNGTAFTIIDTGGYVPRPNDIFETETRKQVEIAIREADLLLFMVDVAVGITGEDEEFAKLMRKAGKPVLVVANKADNFQRYQEVSPFYKFGFDDVIPISSMSGSGTGDLLDAVMEKLPVEDNTPEENPDIPRFAIVGRPNVGKSTFINVLIGEERTIVSEIPGTTRDSIHTLYNKYNKEFYLIDTAGLRKKKNVTEDIEFYSVMRTIKAVEDADVCFVMIDAREGIEAQDINIFSLAVKRRKGVVILVNKWDLAKQEEGVTTKHYTEVIRDKLSPFSDVPVLFISALDKTRIHKALEVGIQVFENRKQRISTPKLNEFLLELIQAFPPPSHRGKYIKIKYTTQVPSKNPAFALFCNYPQAVKESYKRFLENKMREKFDFTGVPLSFYFKKK; from the coding sequence ATGAGCCGGATCGTAGCCATTGTCGGGCGGCCGAACGTAGGGAAATCCACTTTGTTCAATCGCATCACCGAAGCGAGGAATGCCATTGTACATGATACCAGTGGCGTTACCCGCGACCGCCATTACGGGCGCGGAGAGTGGAATGGCACCGCATTCACTATCATTGATACGGGCGGATACGTGCCCCGCCCCAACGACATATTCGAGACCGAAACCAGAAAGCAGGTTGAGATCGCTATTCGCGAGGCAGATTTACTGCTCTTCATGGTGGATGTGGCTGTGGGAATCACCGGAGAGGATGAGGAGTTTGCCAAACTGATGAGAAAAGCAGGCAAACCTGTATTGGTAGTAGCAAATAAAGCTGATAATTTCCAGCGCTATCAGGAGGTATCCCCGTTCTACAAGTTCGGGTTCGATGATGTAATTCCCATTTCATCCATGAGCGGCTCCGGAACCGGGGATCTGCTTGATGCCGTGATGGAAAAGCTTCCGGTGGAAGACAACACCCCGGAAGAAAATCCTGACATCCCGAGATTTGCCATTGTGGGCCGCCCGAATGTGGGTAAATCCACCTTTATCAATGTCCTTATCGGGGAGGAAAGAACCATCGTGTCAGAGATTCCGGGAACCACCCGCGATTCAATTCATACCTTATATAATAAGTATAATAAAGAATTCTACCTCATTGACACGGCCGGTTTACGCAAGAAGAAAAACGTTACGGAAGACATCGAATTTTATTCTGTAATGCGGACAATAAAGGCCGTGGAAGATGCGGATGTATGCTTTGTAATGATTGATGCAAGAGAGGGAATAGAGGCACAGGACATAAATATATTCAGCCTTGCAGTTAAGCGCAGGAAAGGCGTGGTCATCCTCGTGAATAAATGGGACCTGGCAAAGCAAGAAGAAGGCGTAACCACGAAACACTATACGGAAGTGATCCGCGATAAGCTGTCTCCCTTCTCTGATGTCCCTGTATTGTTCATTTCAGCCCTGGATAAAACCCGTATTCATAAAGCGCTTGAGGTGGGCATTCAAGTGTTTGAAAACAGGAAACAAAGGATCAGCACACCAAAACTCAATGAGTTTCTGCTGGAATTGATACAGGCTTTTCCTCCCCCATCTCACCGGGGTAAATACATCAAAATAAAGTATACCACGCAGGTTCCATCAAAGAATCCGGCTTTTGCATTATTTTGTAATTATCCCCAGGCCGTGAAGGAATCTTATAAACGATTTCTTGAAAATAAGATGCGTGAAAAATTCGATTTCACAGGGGTTCCTTTATCATTCTACTTTAAGAAAAAATAA